CGCCGCGCACAGCTGACGTTCCCGCACGCCGGCGGGGCGGCGCGGCTGCGCATCCGGCTGCACGGCGTCGCCGCGGGACAACGGCTCACGGTCACGCTCAATGGCACGCGCCTGCCGTCGCGCTCGCCCGCGGCAGCGTGGCACACCGAGACGTGGGACGTGCCCGCCGGCGTGCTCGAGCGCGGCGAAAACGCGCTGCGGATCGAGTTGGCGCGCAAGGGCCGCGCCGGCGCGACCGCCGCCTACGCGCTCGTCCACTCCATCGACGTGGCGCCGCCGGGCGCCCCCGACGCCGACTGGCCGCCCGTTTCGCCCGCGCGCCGCGCCGCGGTCGCCGGTGATACGCGCCGGTCGCTGTCCGGCTTCGACGCGATGGCGCTGTACGTCGAGATCCCCGACCGCGCGTGGCTCACGTTCGCCACCGGTGCCGGCGACAGCGCGCCGTTTGCGATCCGCGCGACCACCGCCGACGGGGACCGCGTCGACCTGTGGCGCGCCGACGCACCGGCCGGCTGGGCGGCACACGCCGTGTCTCTCGCCCCGGTCGCCGGCCAACTCGTACGCCTCGAACTGAGCGCGCCGGCCGAGGCCGCGTGGGGCGAACCGCGCATCCAGCTCGAGGCCGCCCCGGTGCGCCCGCGTCCGCCCGCGGTGCGCAACGCGATTCTCGTCGTGGTCGATGCGCTGCGCGCCGACCGGCTCGCGCTGTACGGCACGACCCGCGTCGACACGCCGCGCATCACGGCAGAGGGTCGCGCGCGGGGCGTGACCTTCTTGTACAACCAGGCGGCATCCCCGTCGTCGCCGCCGTCGCACGGCAGCATCCAGACCGGCATGATCCCGCGCGTGCACGGCGTCGTCGGCGACCGCGCCCAGCTGAAGCCGGGTACGCCGATGATCAGCACAGCGCTCGGCGCCGCCGGTGTCGCCACGGGCTACTTTGGAAACAACGCGTTCGGCATGGCGCGCCTCGAAAAGCCCGGACGATGGACCGAATTCCATCAGCCGACGCGCGAGGGCAAGAGCAACGACTGCGTTCCGTTGATCGACATGATTCTCGCGTTCGCCAAGCGGCGCGCGGCCGCCGGCGAGCGGTTCTTCGTGTCGTCGCTGCCGTACGAGACGCACGTGCCCTATCGCTACCACCCCGGCATCACCGATCGGTACTTTCCGGGTCCGTGGCCACCGCCGATCGGCAAGCAGGTCACCGGCGAGCTGCTCGGTCGCATCACGTCCGGAGCGTTGCGAATGACCGACACCATGTGGGATCAGCTCAAGGCGCTGTACGACGGCGAGGTCACCTATATGGACGGCTGCTTCGGCCAGCTTGTCGACGGCCTCGCGAGCGCCGGCCTCGCCGACGACACCGCGATCCTGCTCACGTCGGACCACGGCGACGGCATGTACGAGCACGGGCACATGGGTCACGCGTTCGGCCACTACGCCGAACTGGCGAACGTGCCGCTGGTGGTGTTCGCGCCCGGCTTGACCGACGAAGGCATCGCCGTACGCACCGTGACGAGCCACATCGACATCGCACCGACCGTGCTCGACTTGATGGGCGTTCCGATTCCCGAGGAGGTGCAGGGCGAGAGCCTGCTGCCGATCGCGCTCCGGCGCGGCCCGTGGACGCCGCGCGTGATGCCGCTCGAATACGGCCGCAGCTACGCACTGCGCGCGGCCCGCTGGAAGTACATCGTCGACTACCAGGGACGCGAGAGCGTGTTCGATCTGAAACGCGATCCGACCGAGCAGCGCGACCTCGCCGGCGATTCGCCCGTGGCCCTGCGCTACTTCCGCGACCTGGCGGGGTTCTTCCGGGCGCACCGCACGCGCTGGCGCATGCGCGAGCACGGCGCGCTCAACAACCACCGCGCCGGGTTTCTGCGCCTCGTTGGCGCCGACCCGCTGCGACCATGAGCGCCGCAACTGGCGCCCGATTGGACCCGCTCGCTGCACTTCGTCACGACCACACGCCATGACTCGACGAAACGAACCGATCACGATCGTCTCCGGCCTGCCGCGGTCGGGCACGTCTCTCATGATGCAGATGCTCCACCGCGGCGGCCTTCCGGTGCTGTCCGACGGCGAGCGCACGGCCGACGACGACAACCCGCGCGGCTACTTTGAACTCGAGGCGGTCAAGGCGACCGCGCGCGACGCGTCGTGGGTCGCGGAAGCCGAGGGCAAGGTGGTGAAGGTCATCTCCGAGTTGCTCCCGCACCTGCCCGCCGACCGCACCTACCGCGTGATCTTCATGCGGCGCCGCCTCGACGAGGTGCTCGCGTCGCAGCGGCGCATGTTGCAGCGGCGCGGCGAGCCGCTCGGCGACGACGACGCGATGCGCAGCCTGTTCGCGCGCCACGTCGAGCGCGCGGAACGGTTCTTGCGCGACGCCGACCACATGACCGCGCTGTACGTGAGCTACAACCGGCTCGTCGCCGACCCGGCCGCGCAGGCCGCACGCGTCGCGGCATTTCTCGGCGGCATCGTCGACCCCGCCGCGATGGCCGCCGCGGTCGACCCGAGCCTGTACCGCAATCGCACGCAGTAGCTTGCGACCGCGCGCGGCTCGCCGCGCGCAACGATTGCGCCACCGCCCGGATCGCACCGGCCGACCATGGTGGGTTCGCTCCGTGCGGCGCTCACCGGCCTTCCCGCCCCGGGGGCCGTCTGTTACGATGGTCGGAATGCGCACATCACTGGGGGGAATTGTCGCCGTCTCGCTCGCCATCGGCTGTGGTGGCGGCGGCGACGGCGATGCGGGAAGCGGCGCCGACGGCGGCAGTAGCGTGGACGCGGGGGCCACCGACGCCGGCGACGACGCCGGGCCGCCCGAGGACTACACGATCGACGCATTCGGCTACGTCGATCCGAATCCGGCGGACTACCACCCCCTGCCGGATCCACGCACGACGCTGCTGCGCATGCAGGAGGTCGCGACGGTGATCCCGCAGGGCGGACACGGCGGCACCGTGGCGGACGACCCGCGGGCGGGCGGATCGCTCGGAACGCTGCCGGCCGACCCGCAAGCGGCCGACCGGCGCATCTATCAGACGCTGGCGGCCAACCTCGACGGCGACGGCAGCGACGAGATCGTGCTGGCCCAGTTGGAAACCGCAACCGGCTACGTTCGGGTGCGAATCATCGACTCCGCACCGATGAATCACTTCTTCCGGGAATTCGAGATCGCGGACGACGTCGCCGTCGACGACCTCTCCGTGGCGGCGGCCGACGTGGACGGCGATTCGAAGGACGAACTCATCGTCGCCGTCGGCGGCGCAGCCAACGTCGGGTGGATACGCGTCTACGACGATCTCGACGCGTCGTTCGCGCTGATCACGGAGCTCGCGAGCGTGTCGAAGGGCGTTCGCAACGTGGCGGTAGCCGCCAGCGACGTCGACGGCGATGGCGAGCCCGAGTTCGGCATCTTTCTCAACTGGCAGAGCACAAACGGCATCGTCTACATGATGTACGACGACCTCGCCGGTGGCGGCGGCGGGCTGAACTCGAGCGTCCTCACAGCGTCCTCATTCGGCACCGATCCCAACCTGACGATGGACCGGGTCGTGCTGCACGGAGGAAACTTCGACGACGATCCCGAGGGCGAGATCCTCGTCGTCGCCCACGTGAGCGACAATGACACCTACGCTCTTCGCTACTACGTCATCAAATATGACGGCGGTGCACAGATTGTGCATCAACGAGACCTGGACGTGCTGTCGGGAAATTTCAGCGGCTACACCCCGGTCGGCAACCGCTGGCCGTGGCGGTCGACCGTCGCCGACATGAACGGAGACGGTACGCACGAACTCGTCACGATCGCGCGACTGAGCAACGATCCGGACTACGACCTCACCGTCACGCATTACCCGATGCCGGCCGAAGCGGATCGATGGACCAGCGGCATCCGCGGCGCCGCCTCCCTGGCCGCGATGTCCGTCTCCGGCACCGCGCTCGGCCACGTCGTGGCCGTCGCCGACAAGGGGACGGCCGACGACCAGCCCGACGACTTCGGCGATGCGATCGTCGCCACCGCGCGCGACGGCGACTCGCTCGTGACGACGCGGTTCGGCGCCGTCGTCGACCAGGTCGGCCCGCCGTCGGTACACCGGTTCGTGTCGCAAACCCCCGTCGTGTCGACCGTTCCGGACACCGATCGGCCACCTTGGCAGGTCGCTGGCGATTTCGACGCCGACTCCGTCGTGCTCCGTTACACCGGTGAAAAGACGCTTGCGTTGGCCGACCCGATGCCGATCGCGATCCTCGCGGCACCGCCGACGCTGGCCGGCTCGTCCCAGCGGCACGATTTGAGCGACACCGGCTATGGCAGCGCCGTGACCATGGGCTCGAGCGAATCCGTCGAGATCGGTGTGACCACTCGCGTGACGTTCACGACCGGCGCGAGCATTCCCAAGGTCGGGCTGGACCTGTACGAGGTCGAAAAGAACTTCGACGAGGCGTTTTCCGCGCGCAACGTGTCGTCCGAGCGCGTCACCTACGGAACGAGCTTCCGCGGCGCGTCGGACGCAGACACCATCGTGTTCCAGGGCACTCTGTACAACTCGTACGCGTACGAAGTCGTGAGCGCCCTCGACCCCGGCGAGATCGGCAAGGAAGTCCGCATCGATGTCCCCGTCGAGACGCGCATCTACAAGTGGACGATCCCGTTTTTCAACTCGGTGCTGGCCGATCGCGGCTGGGCGATCGACGATTCGGTGTTCGACCACGTCATCGGCGATCCGGCCAGCTACCCGACGTCGGCCGAGCGCGACGCCATCCTGGCGGACACGACCGGCTGGCGGTCGCTGCCGGCAACCGTCGGCCAGGGCAACGGCACGGTCGAGGTGACGATCGACCTCGAGCAGGAGGTGGCCACGACGGAGCAGCGCACGCGGAGCAATCAGACGACCATGCGCGGTCCGCTCAACAATCTGCTGTGCGCGGCGGGCAATCCGAGCTGCACGACCATCGGCTTCCGCGACAGCAGCGCGTACACCGTCACCGCGGGGACGAGCACGCACTACGCCGGTCGCGTCGGCGACATTCCCGACACGGACGAGTGGACCAGCTCGCACTACGGGTTCGGCCTGTTCGTCTACTGGCACACGCTCGCCAACGGCACGCAGGTGCAGGTCCTCAACTACTGGACGGAGTAGCGGGCCGCCGGTGCGGGGTCAGTCGCGCCGGTACGGCAGGTACGTCGCGTAGGCGCGCATCTGCGCGGCGACCTCCTGCGCCTCTCGCGCGATGAA
This region of Deltaproteobacteria bacterium genomic DNA includes:
- a CDS encoding sulfotransferase family protein, with protein sequence MTRRNEPITIVSGLPRSGTSLMMQMLHRGGLPVLSDGERTADDDNPRGYFELEAVKATARDASWVAEAEGKVVKVISELLPHLPADRTYRVIFMRRRLDEVLASQRRMLQRRGEPLGDDDAMRSLFARHVERAERFLRDADHMTALYVSYNRLVADPAAQAARVAAFLGGIVDPAAMAAAVDPSLYRNRTQ